Below is a genomic region from Coriobacteriia bacterium.
CAATCGACCGCAAGACGGTCCTCAAGCGTGCGAACCGATGGGTCAGCAAGCGCGTCATGTACAGCCAGAGCCGCAAGTACGGCGGCTATCGGCGCGATTGCTCAGGCTTCGTCTCGATGTCGTGGAAGCTCAAGCGCTCCTACACGTCCTCATCGATCCGCTCGCAGGCAAAGCGCATCAAGACCTCCAAGCTCAAGCCCGGCGACATGATCCGTCGGCCCGGCCACGTCGAAATCTTCGGTGGCTGGAAGAACAAGAAGAAGCGCACCTACGTCTCTTACGAGGAGTCCTCGTGGGGTAAGCCGGCGCTCCGCCACGTGCAGAAGTTGCACCGCGGATCGACCGCATGGCGCTACAAGCGCATCAAGGACAAGCCGAGAAGCGCTCGCAAGCCCACCCCCAAGCCCGTGACGCCGCCGGTGACGCCCGAAGTCCCCGTGATCCCGCCCGTCGTGGATCCGAGCCTCGAGCCGACCGGATCGCTCACGCCCAGCGCCTCAGTCGAGGCGACCCTGCTGCCCGCACCGTTCGCAGCACTTCTGCCGTAGAACACAGTGCGGCCCCGCACCCCGCAGCGAGACTGCCGGGTGCGGGGCCGCTGGCTTGACTACGGTTCCTACTTGAACACGAACAGGGGCAGCAGCTTGGCGCGTACGCCCGTGCTGACGCCACTTCCATCGCCCAGGATGTAACAGCGCTGCGGACGGTTGCGCACGATCCAGGCGCGGGTGTTTGCCGAGAGCGTGTGCGTGCTCGTATACAGCAGCGGCGCGCCGTCGGCCCCGCCGAGCGCCCCGGCGCCGGCTGCAGCATCCGCAGGCCGACCGGTTACGCTGACGCCCTTCCCTGACAGCCAGCCGACTGACTTCGCCTTGTTGGCGACCGCGTAGGCGGTGTCGCCCGCCATCCCGCCGCTCCAACGCGAGGTCGAGTGGTTGCCATTCGCGACGTCGATCGCCTCGAGCGCCTGTGACGATACGGCCAACTTACCGCCGGCGACGATCGCTACCGGCTTGCCGATGTCGCGAATCGCATCCGTGGTCGAGTCAGGCACGTAGGCCCATCCCGTATACAGGATCGGATACCCCTTCGCACCCGCGATCGGGGCGAGGGTCGCAGCATCGTAGAACCCGGAGTAGCCGCGTCCATTGGCGAGCAGGACACGCGCCGGGTTCGCTCCGGTCTCGGTCTTGATCATGCGTGCGACCGAGGCGGCCGTTTCCCACCGAGTCGCGCCGCCGGCGCGCTTGAATACGGCGTCGCCCATGATCGTCTCGACCTTGGCCTTGACCGAGTCAGGGAGCGCGCTGGTTCCGCCTACAAGATAGACGGTGGGTTCGTACTTCGTGGCCGGCTTGCGAGCGGACCCCATGCGCCGACCGCCGATCCGCTCGAGCATGTCGCGCGTGGCAAGCGGCAAGGTGCCGCCGTACGTGTAAAGCACTGGCGCCTTGAGTGCACCGCCGAGACCGGCCGCGACGATTGCATCGGATGTGTGCGGGTACTCACCGTTGACGAGGATGATCCTCTCGGCCCACTCGAGATCATCGCCGAAGCGAGTCTCGGCGGCTTGCGCTGCGATGTAGGCACGATTGGGGCCCCACAACCGCACGACGGGCAGCTCGTAATCGGTGAGCGCGACGTCGGTCTCGCCGAACAGACCCGTCTCGGCAGTGGCACGAACGGTCGCCGACGTGCCGCTGCTCGGCGCGGTGAACGTTGCGGATGCCAGGCCATTGGCGTCGGTCTTGACCACAGAATCGTCGAGGGACCCGCCGTCGGGCAGCGACAGCGTGAGCGTCGCGTCGTCGGCGGGGGCGCCGTTCTCGTCGTACGCGGCCAGGTTGATGGTCGACGTGCCGCCACGAGCGATCGTGGCCGGAGTCGCCGTGACGTCGATCGTAGCCGGACCCATCACGTACTCGTTTGCAACCGGGTCCAGGCCGCCGTTGACGAAGCGATTGGTGAAGTACCACTGCAGAATGTCGTGGCTCTCGCGGGACCCGCCTGTCGACGCGGTGAACCCGAGGAACACGTCAGGGCCATAGCACCCGTACAGATCGACCGACTTGCTGAGCAGCGGCGCGCTGGGACGTATATCTGAGTTCGAAACGCGCACGTAGAGCATGTCGCTGTCGCCGTCGTACTCGATCCATGCATAGCCGGTGTCGCCGCCCTGCAAGATGAAGGACGGAACAGCAGTGACGGTCGACGTGACGGAACCGTTGAGGTCGATACCCACGTGATTGCCGTCGGGATCACCCACCGCACCGTTGGCGAATGTGTCGAACTCAACTGCGAGCGAGTCAGGTATGTCGCCATAACCCAGACCGCTGCCGACGCTGAACGCGGAGTTCGTTCCCGGCTGGATGCAGAACGTGAAGCCATCGGCTCCGCCCTCGAACGAGTCGGCGTCGTCGATTCGGAACGTGAACGCCGTCGCAAACGAGCCGCTGTCGCGCAGCGAGACCTTCTGCTTCCAGAACATGCTTCCCGCCTGATCGCCCAACGACGGCGTGAGGCGAACACCGCCGCCGCCGAGTGCGGCCGAGCCGTTGATCTTGTAAGACGCGATGGTCGTTGCGTCGAACGACCCGTACGCCGCGGTGATCTCGACCGGCTCGTCGGCGCCGAAGAACGCCCTGTACGTTGCGTCGTGGTTGATGTTTGTCTCTTGTCGGCTGGCGTTGGTCGACAGGTCGCTCCAGCGGACGAAGTGATAACCGGGCGAGGCTGTCGCCGTGACGGGAGTCGCATTCAAGCCCGCCAACACCGACTGCGGGGTGCTCCCGGTGATGGAACCGCCGGGCCCGGCGACGTAGGTGACGGAGTAGTAGATGAACCCGGATACGGCCGCTGCGGACGCGGGCACGATCAGCGCGAGTGCGAGTGCGAGACACAGCGCCCTTCCCGCGCGAGAACGCAGCGCATGGACAAGCTTCGATCCACTCATGAGCGGACTCCCTTTCCTCGCTCGGGCGTCGCCGCCCGAACCCAACGCAATCAAGATCCCCTGAGGAGTGTGTATCCCGAATGGGCTGCGCTGAATCTCGGCGATGACAGGGAGTGCAGGAAGGGCGGTGGATGGCGATGAATGGTCATTCAGAGCGGCTGAACGGCGGATTTCGGGCGTCTGCGCTCGCGAGACGCCGCCTTTCGCCTTCGCGACCGGCAGACGGACGGCTACCGCGCCGAGCGGACCGATTCGGCGAGCTCAGCCACGAATGCGCGCAGCTCATCGGCATCGCGCTGGCGACGGACGATGGCACTGCCAACGACGACGCCGTCCGCGACAGCCGCGACGGCTGCGGCCTGCGCTGCGGTCGACACGCCGAAGCCAACCGCGACCGGCAGCTCGGTCGACGCTTTCACGCGCGCGACGAGATCCGCGAGCTCGGGCGGCAGTTCGGCCCGCTCACCGGTGACGCCGAGACTCGAGACGCAGTAGACGAACCCGCCCGACATCGTGCCGACCTTCGCGAGGCGCTCGGGTGTGGAGGTCGGGGCCGCGAGGAAGACGGTGTCGATCCCCGCTGACGCCGCGAGCCATGGGCCGGCCATGTCCGGGGGCAGGTCGGGCACGATGACGCCGGCGACATCGGCCTCGCGCATCGCGGCCGCCGCCTTGGGAAGCCCCATGCGCATGAGCGGGTTGAGGTAGCCCATCAGCACGAACGGTGGCGTGGGCGAGCCTGTCGGCATGGCTGCGCGCTGCTCAGCGAACTCACGCGCCAGATCGATGGTCTCGGCGAGACCGAAACCTGCCTCGCCGGCCGCTGCGCGAGCTTCATCGGCGGCTTCACGGATGACCGGGCCGTCGGCGAGCGGGTCGGAGTACGGGATGCCGAGCTCGATGACGTCGGCGCCCGCATCGGCGAGCGCGTGCAGCGCCGCAAGCGAGCCCTCGCGCGTGGGGTAGCCGCCCATGACGTACGCGACGAGCGAGGCCCGCTCCGCCGAGAACGCCGCCTGGAGCCGGCTAGTCAACGCCGAGACCCGCCTCACGCACGATGTCGATGTCCTTGTCGCCACGACCCGAGAGCGTCACGACCACAACCGCGTCGGGGCCGAGCTCTGCGGCGAGTCGCGGAAGCAGCGCGAGCGCATGCGAGGATTCGATCGCCGGGATGATGCCTTCGGTGCGCGTGAGCTGCTCGAATGCGGCGAGTGCCTCGGCATCGGTGACCGGCTCGTAGCGCACAAGTCCCTCGTCCTTGAAGTGCGCGTGCTCAGGACCGACACCGGGGTAGTCGAGCCCGGCGCTGATGCTGTACGCCTCGAGCGGGTTACCGGCGTCGTCCTGGAGTAGGTAGCTGTAGAAGCCGTGCATGACGCCGGGCGAGCCCTTTGTCATCGACGCGCCGGTCTTGTCGGTGTCGACACCCAGACCGGCCGCCTCAGCGCCCACAAGCAGTGGTCTGCCCAGAACGCCGCTGCCGTTCACGCTTGCTCCGAGCACGAACGGGTAGAAGGTGCCGATCGCATTGGAGCCGCCGCCCACGCAGGCGACGACGGCATCGAGCCTGTCGACTCCGCGCGCACCGCACTGGTCGATGATCTCGAGCCCGATCACACTCTGGAACTCGCGCACCATGAGCGGGTACGGGTGAGGTCCGACCGCGCTGCCGAGCACGTAGAACGTGTCGTCGACACGCTCAACCCAGTGCCGCAACGCCGCGGTGACCGCGTCAGCGAGCGTGCCCGTGCCCTCAGCGACCGGAATGACCTCGGCGCCGAGCAACTTCATCTTGTAGACGTTGAGTGACTGGCGGCGGATGTCCTCGACGCCCATGAACACGGCGCATTCGAGGCCCATGAGCGTGGCTGCGGTGGCTGTCGCCACACCGTGTTGACCCGCGCCCGTCTCGGCGATGACGCGCTTCTTGCCCATCCGCTTGGCGAGCAGGCACTGGCCGATGGTGTTGTTAATCTTGTGCGCGCCGGTATGGCAGAGGTCCTCGCGCTTGAGGTACACCGCGCCCAGACCGACCGCCTCGGCGAGGCGCTTCGCACGATACATCGGCGTGTGACGGCCGATGTAGTCGTGACGCAGGTCTTCGAGCTCCCCGGTGAACTCCGAATCCTCGAGCGCGGCTTCGAATGCCTCGGTGAGTTCCTCGAGCGCCGGGATGACCGTCTCGGGGACGAAGCGCCCTCCGTAGGCCCCGAAGAAGCCTGCGGCGTCCGGTCCCGAGTAGACGTTCTCGGCTGAAGGGAACATGTCGCTCATGCCTGTGCCTCCGCATCGGCAGCGCGCACGGCAGCGCAGAAGGCCGCCATGCGAGCGTGATCTTTGACCCCCGGCGATGCCTCCACGCCGGACGATACGTCCACGGCGAAGGGGCGAAGCGCGGCGATGCACTCCCCCACATTGTCAGGCGTAAGTCCCCCTGCGACAAACAAAGGAGCCCAGCCGGGAATATCGCCGATTGTTTGCCAGTCGAATGTTTGCGAGGTGCCGCCCGTTTTGTCGGTCACGAATGTGTCGAGAAGGAGGGCGTCGGCATGGTCCCGGTAGGGCTCCGCACTCTGGAAACCGAAATCCGTGCCAACGTGCAACACCTTGAAGGTGGCCGACGGAACGCTGTCGCAAAATGCCGGTGACTCGCTCCCGCACAGTTGCACCGCATCGAGTTTGCAGACAGCGACGGCAGCCGTGATCTCCTCGATCGACGCATCCGAAAAGACCCCGACCCGCAGCACGAACGGCGGCACATTCTCGAGCACGTCTGCCGCCTGTTCGATGCTGACCTGCCTGGGCGACGGCGCAAAGACGACGCCTACGGCATCTGCTCCGGCCGCTACCGCAGCGACAGCGTCCTCGCTGTTGGTCAGCCCACATATCTTGATGCGCGTGCTCTCCATTGCCTGTCTCTCTCTCGCGCCCGAGTGCGGGGTCCGGGGGATGGTGACCGGACCCCGCCTCGGGAGCGCGGGTGACTCGTGTCGACGGCGTTACTCGTGCAGGGTCGCGCCGGAGGCGAAGTCGAAGTCCTGCAGTTCGCCGGCGTTGTAGGCGGCGTAGGCAGCGAGATCGAAGTGGCCGTGGCCCGACAGGTTGAACAGGATGCAGCGGTCTTCGCCGGCGGCAGCAGCCTCCAGCGCCTGGTCGATGGCCGCGCGGATGGCGTGGCTGGACTCAGGGGCCGGCAGGATGCCCTCGGCGCGCGCGAACTGCACGGCGGCCTCGAAGCAGGCGGTCTGGTCGACGGCGATGGCGTCGGCTTCGCCCTCGTGCACGAGCTGGCTGACCAGCGGCGAATCGCCGTGGTAGCGCAGGCCGCCGGCGTGGATGCCGGGCGGCATGAAGTCGTGGCCGAGCGTGTACATGAGCATCTGCGGCGTCATGCCGGCCTCATCGCCGAGGTCGTACTTGTACTCGCCGGCGGTCAGCGTCGGGCACGCCTTGGGCTCGACAGCGAGCAGGCGCGCGTTGCTCTTGCCCTCGAGCTTGCGGTGGTAGTACGGGAACGCGAGGCCGGCGAAGTTCGAACCGCCGCCGACACACGCGATGACGACGTCGGGCTCGTCCTCGGCAAGCTCCATCTGCTGGATCGCCTCAAGGCCGATGATCGTCTGGTGCAGGCACACGTGGTTGAGCACCGAGCCGAGCGCGTAGTGCGTGTCGTCGTTCTTGAGCGCGACCTCGCAGGCCTCCGAGATCGCGATGCCGAGCGAACCGGTGGAGTTGGGATCCATCGCGAGCACATGGCGGCCGGCGTCGGTGAGGTTACTCGGCGACTTGTGGACGGTACCGCCGTAGGTCTCCATGAGGATGCGGCGATACGGCTTCTGGTCGTAGCTGACGCCGACCATGAACACCTCGACGTCGATGCCGTAGAGCGCACCGGCGATCGACATCGCGCTGCCCCACTGGCCGGCTCCGGTCTCGGTCGAGATCTTCGTGATGCCCTCGGCCTTGTTGTAGTAGGCCTGCGGGATGGCGGTATTGGGCTTGTGCGAGCCGGCGGGGCTGACGCCCTCGTACTTGTAGTAGATGCGAACGCCGGCCGGCAGGTTCAGGTCCTTCTCCAGCTGACGTGCGCGCAGCAGCGGCGACGGACGATAC
It encodes:
- a CDS encoding tryptophan synthase subunit alpha, with amino-acid sequence MTSRLQAAFSAERASLVAYVMGGYPTREGSLAALHALADAGADVIELGIPYSDPLADGPVIREAADEARAAAGEAGFGLAETIDLAREFAEQRAAMPTGSPTPPFVLMGYLNPLMRMGLPKAAAAMREADVAGVIVPDLPPDMAGPWLAASAGIDTVFLAAPTSTPERLAKVGTMSGGFVYCVSSLGVTGERAELPPELADLVARVKASTELPVAVGFGVSTAAQAAAVAAVADGVVVGSAIVRRQRDADELRAFVAELAESVRSAR
- the trpB gene encoding tryptophan synthase subunit beta; this encodes MFPSAENVYSGPDAAGFFGAYGGRFVPETVIPALEELTEAFEAALEDSEFTGELEDLRHDYIGRHTPMYRAKRLAEAVGLGAVYLKREDLCHTGAHKINNTIGQCLLAKRMGKKRVIAETGAGQHGVATATAATLMGLECAVFMGVEDIRRQSLNVYKMKLLGAEVIPVAEGTGTLADAVTAALRHWVERVDDTFYVLGSAVGPHPYPLMVREFQSVIGLEIIDQCGARGVDRLDAVVACVGGGSNAIGTFYPFVLGASVNGSGVLGRPLLVGAEAAGLGVDTDKTGASMTKGSPGVMHGFYSYLLQDDAGNPLEAYSISAGLDYPGVGPEHAHFKDEGLVRYEPVTDAEALAAFEQLTRTEGIIPAIESSHALALLPRLAAELGPDAVVVVTLSGRGDKDIDIVREAGLGVD
- a CDS encoding phosphoribosylanthranilate isomerase, whose translation is MESTRIKICGLTNSEDAVAAVAAGADAVGVVFAPSPRQVSIEQAADVLENVPPFVLRVGVFSDASIEEITAAVAVCKLDAVQLCGSESPAFCDSVPSATFKVLHVGTDFGFQSAEPYRDHADALLLDTFVTDKTGGTSQTFDWQTIGDIPGWAPLFVAGGLTPDNVGECIAALRPFAVDVSSGVEASPGVKDHARMAAFCAAVRAADAEAQA
- a CDS encoding TrpB-like pyridoxal phosphate-dependent enzyme; protein product: MPSDKTRFGLDELHIPEAWYNIIPDLKTPPAPPKVVTPDGVELAPEQIGEVMMKLFPMEVLKQESSADRWIDIPGAVIDVYKEYRPSPLLRARQLEKDLNLPAGVRIYYKYEGVSPAGSHKPNTAIPQAYYNKAEGITKISTETGAGQWGSAMSIAGALYGIDVEVFMVGVSYDQKPYRRILMETYGGTVHKSPSNLTDAGRHVLAMDPNSTGSLGIAISEACEVALKNDDTHYALGSVLNHVCLHQTIIGLEAIQQMELAEDEPDVVIACVGGGSNFAGLAFPYYHRKLEGKSNARLLAVEPKACPTLTAGEYKYDLGDEAGMTPQMLMYTLGHDFMPPGIHAGGLRYHGDSPLVSQLVHEGEADAIAVDQTACFEAAVQFARAEGILPAPESSHAIRAAIDQALEAAAAGEDRCILFNLSGHGHFDLAAYAAYNAGELQDFDFASGATLHE